The nucleotide window GGCCTCGTGGATCCGCGCATCCGCCTGGGCCGCCGGCGCAGCCGGTAGCCCGATGCCGCGCGGCCGGCGCGAGGACATGGTGGCGTTCTGGCGCACGTTCTCGCGCAACCGCCTGGCCGTCATTGGGGGCGTGGTGGTCGGAATCCTCGTGATCTTCGCGGTCCTCGCGCCCGTGCTGGCGCCCTGGGATCCCAACAAGCACGACATGCGCGTCATCCTCTCCCCGCCGTCGTCCCAGCACTGGATGGGCACGGATCAGCTCGGGCGCGACGTGCTCTCCCGGGTGCTCTACGGCTCGCGCGTCTCGCTCGCCGTCGGCTTCGTCTCGGTCGGCATCGCCACCCTGGTCGGCATCCTCCTCGGCGCTGCCGCGGGCTATCACGGCGTCTGGGTGGACGGCGTGATCATGCGTTTCGTCGATCTCATGCTCGTGTTCCCCCGCTTCTTCCTCCTCCTAGCCGTCCTCGCCTTCTTGAAGCCGTCGATCTGGACGATCATGGTAGTGATCGGCCTCACCGGCTGGATGAGCGTGGCGCGGCTGGTGCGGGCGGAGTTCCTCACGCTGCGCGAGCGCGAGTTCGTGGTGTGGTCGGAATCGGTCGG belongs to Candidatus Methylomirabilota bacterium and includes:
- a CDS encoding ABC transporter permease; this translates as MPRGRREDMVAFWRTFSRNRLAVIGGVVVGILVIFAVLAPVLAPWDPNKHDMRVILSPPSSQHWMGTDQLGRDVLSRVLYGSRVSLAVGFVSVGIATLVGILLGAAAGYHGVWVDGVIMRFVDLMLVFPRFFLLLAVLAFLKPSIWTIMVVIGLTGWMSVARLVRAEFLTLREREFVVWSESVGASAARVVFRHILPNALAPVLVAMTLGIPAAILMESGLSFLGLGVQPPHATWGNILTEGKDSLEIAWWMTVYPGLAILITVLSYNLLGEGIRDALDPRLRQTRVGRVLRLGR